From the Candidatus Binataceae bacterium genome, the window GGGCGAATACGGCGTGCGCGGGCTGTACGCCGGGGTGCCGGTCGTGATCGGCGCCGGCGGTGTCGAGCGCGTGGTCGAAATCCAGCTCACCGCGGCCGAGAAGGCCGCCTTCGACAGCTCGGTCGCGCACGTGCGCGAGCTGGTCGAGGCGATGGACAAGGCGGTCGCGGGCTGAACGCGCGGCGGCCGCCGGGCATCGCCATCGATCACCCAGCGCAGCGAGCCGGTCTGCACCAGCAAGGAAAAGCATGAACATCCACGAATTCCAGGCCAAACAGATCCTCGGCCGCTTCGGCGCGTCGGTGCCCAAGGGCCAACCCGCCTCCACGCCCGACGAGGCGGCGGCCGCCTTTCGCGCGCTCGGCCAGCCCAAGGCGGTGGTGAAGGCGCAGATCCACGCCGGCGGCCGCGGCAAGGCCGGTGGGGTAAAGCTCGTAAACTCCGCCGACGAGGCGCGCGAGTTTGCCGCCCAACTGCTCGGCAAGCCGCTGGTGACCCATCAGACCGGCCCCGAGGGGCGCGTCGTGCGCCGCGTTTACGTCGAGGAGGCCAGCGCGGTCGCGCGCGAGCTGTACCTGGGGATGGTGGTCGATCGCAAGGCGGCTGCCGTCGCGGTCATCGCCAGCACCGAAGGCGGAATGGAGATCGAGGAGGTCGCGGCGAAGACGCCCGACAAGATCATCACCGAGCCGGTCGATCCACTGCTCGGGATGAGCGGGTTTCTGGCGCGCAAGATCGCCTTTGCGCTCGGGCTGAAGGACAAGCAGGTCGGCCAGTTCGCAAGCCTGCTCGGCGCGCTCTACAAGGCGTTCGTCGACACCGACGCCTCGCTAATCGAAATCAATCCGCTGGTGGTCACCCAGGACGGGCGCGTGATGTGCCTCGACGCGAAGATCGCCTTCGACGACAATGGCCTGTTTCGCCATCCCGACATCCGCGAACTGCGCGACCCCAACGAGGAGGACCCGGCCGAGACCGAAGCCGCCAAGTATGACCTCAGCTATGTCCATCTCGACGGCAACATCGGATGCATGGTCAACGGCGCGGGGCTGGCGATGGCGACGATGGACATCGTCAAGTACTACGGCGCCGAGCCAGCCAACTTCCTCGACGTCGGCGGCGGCGCCAACGCCGAGAAAATCGCCGCCGCCTTCCGCATCCTGCTCTCCGACTCGCGCGTCAAGGCGGTGCTGATCAACGTCTTCGGCGGGATCATGCAGTGCGACGTGCTTGCCCGCGGCGTGGTCGAGGCGGCGCGCGAGGTCAAGCTGAGCGTGCCGCTGGTGGTGCGAATGGAAGGCACCAACGTCGAGCAGGGTAAACGGATCCTCGCCGAGTCGGGGATCAAGGTCATCGCCGCCAACGACATGGCCGACGCGGCGCGCCGCGTGGTCGAAGCGATCCGCTAGCAGGACTTTTCGATGAGCATCCTGGTCAACAAGAACACCCGCGTCCTCACTCAGGGCATCACCGGCGCCACCGGCCAGTTCCATACCCGCGCCTGCCGCGAGTACGGCACCCAGATGGTCGGCGGAGTGGTGCCCGGCAAGGGCGGCACGGACTTCGAGGGCATCCCGATCTTCGACACCGTCGAGCAGGCGCGCAAGACGACCGGCGCCAACGCCAGCGTCATTTACGTGCCGCCGCCATTCGCCGCCGACGCCATCCTCGAGGCCGCCGCCGCCGGAATCGAACTCATCATCTGCATCACCGAGGGCATCCCTGTGCTCGACATGGTCAAGGTCAAACACTACCTCGCCCGCAGTAACTCGCGCCTCATCGGTCCCAATTGTCCCGGCGTGATCACTCCGGGCGAGTGCAAGATCGGAATCATGCCGGGCTATATCCACAAGCCCGGGCGCGTGGGTGTGATCTCGCGCTCGGGCACGCTGACCTACGAGGCGGTGCATCAGCTCACTCAGCTCGGCATCGGGCAGTCAACCTGCGTCGGCATCGGCGGCGATCCGATCATCGGCACCAGCCAGATCGATGTGCTCGAGCTGTTCAACAAGGATCCCAACACTGACGCCGTGATCTTCATAGGCGAGATCGGGGGCACCGCCGAGGAAGAGGCGGCCGCCTATATCAAGCAGAACTTCCGCAAGCCCGTGGTCGCATTCATCGCCGGCCAGACCGCGCCCAAGGGACGGCGGATGGGCCATGCGGGCGCGATCATCTCGGGCGGACGCGGCAGCGCCGCCGACAAGATCGCGGCGCTCAAGGCCGCCGGGGTCAACGTCGCGAAGAGTCCGGCCGAGCTGGGCATCACGATGAAGGCCGCGCTCGACGCGCGGCGCAATTAGGGCGCAAGCGCGATGGCCTTGGAACGGACATTGGCAATCATCAAGCCCGACGCGGTCGCGCGCGGGCTTACCGGCGATATCCTCAAGCGCATCGAGGGCAGGGGGCTCAAGCTGCGCGCGATGCGCCTGATGCGGCTGACACGCGCGCAGGCCGAGTCGTTCTACGAGGTGCACAAGGCGCGGCCGTTTTACTCCTCGCTGTGCGAGTACATGTCGTCGGGGCCGGTGGTGGTCGCGGTGCTGGAGGCCGACGGCGCGATCGCGCGTTGGCGCGAGCTGATGGGCGCGACCGACCCGGCCAAGGCGGCGGCGGGCACGATTCGCAAGGACTTCGGACAGAACGTCGAGCAGAATGCTGTGCACGGCTCTGACGCTCCGGAAACCGCCGCTCGCGAAGTCGCGTTCTTCTTCAGCGGCCTCGATATCGTCAGCTAGACTCCAACCTTTCCGTCTTCATTGGAGTTCAGCGATGAAGGACGAATCCACTGCGCTGGCCGCCGATCG encodes:
- the ndk gene encoding nucleoside-diphosphate kinase is translated as MALERTLAIIKPDAVARGLTGDILKRIEGRGLKLRAMRLMRLTRAQAESFYEVHKARPFYSSLCEYMSSGPVVVAVLEADGAIARWRELMGATDPAKAAAGTIRKDFGQNVEQNAVHGSDAPETAAREVAFFFSGLDIVS
- the sucC gene encoding ADP-forming succinate--CoA ligase subunit beta, with translation MNIHEFQAKQILGRFGASVPKGQPASTPDEAAAAFRALGQPKAVVKAQIHAGGRGKAGGVKLVNSADEAREFAAQLLGKPLVTHQTGPEGRVVRRVYVEEASAVARELYLGMVVDRKAAAVAVIASTEGGMEIEEVAAKTPDKIITEPVDPLLGMSGFLARKIAFALGLKDKQVGQFASLLGALYKAFVDTDASLIEINPLVVTQDGRVMCLDAKIAFDDNGLFRHPDIRELRDPNEEDPAETEAAKYDLSYVHLDGNIGCMVNGAGLAMATMDIVKYYGAEPANFLDVGGGANAEKIAAAFRILLSDSRVKAVLINVFGGIMQCDVLARGVVEAAREVKLSVPLVVRMEGTNVEQGKRILAESGIKVIAANDMADAARRVVEAIR
- the sucD gene encoding succinate--CoA ligase subunit alpha produces the protein MSILVNKNTRVLTQGITGATGQFHTRACREYGTQMVGGVVPGKGGTDFEGIPIFDTVEQARKTTGANASVIYVPPPFAADAILEAAAAGIELIICITEGIPVLDMVKVKHYLARSNSRLIGPNCPGVITPGECKIGIMPGYIHKPGRVGVISRSGTLTYEAVHQLTQLGIGQSTCVGIGGDPIIGTSQIDVLELFNKDPNTDAVIFIGEIGGTAEEEAAAYIKQNFRKPVVAFIAGQTAPKGRRMGHAGAIISGGRGSAADKIAALKAAGVNVAKSPAELGITMKAALDARRN